A single genomic interval of Koleobacter methoxysyntrophicus harbors:
- a CDS encoding proton-conducting transporter membrane subunit gives MLLRLLPVLAVILPLISSCIIAVWGKRFFSQIAIITAFLNALLVISLYLSGRGSPAAVNLFEVNEFLSVEFRVDPLGLYFGLLVSILWVFTAFYASGYMSHGERRQRFFVFFTLCLGITLGIAFAGNLFTFYLFYELLTLGTYPLVIHKESTESLAAGKKYLIYSFSGAALVLMAIITTFAISGSLNFAPGGIFGRIYPGIELLFMAFFIGFGVKAAVVPLHSWLPSAMVAPTPVSALLHAVAVVKSGIFAIIRITYYIFGNEILVKTGINKIALTAASLTILLGSLIALTQKNLKKRLAYSTVSQLSYILLGIFLFSRSGFTGGLMHVVNHAVLKITLFFCAGSILVMTGKSEVSQLKGIGKDMPITMLCFTIASVGLTGIPPTNGFVSKWYLSIGSLETGRVLYVVILLISALLTACYLFPVSVNAFFSQKKDNKKFNEPPGTMLIPIVILTVTGLALGIFPSITKGLIDSIVSIFY, from the coding sequence ATGCTGTTAAGGCTTCTACCGGTTTTGGCAGTGATATTGCCCTTGATTTCGAGCTGCATAATCGCGGTATGGGGTAAGAGATTTTTCAGTCAAATAGCTATTATAACAGCATTTTTGAATGCCTTACTTGTTATTTCCCTTTACCTGAGCGGGAGAGGAAGCCCTGCTGCCGTCAATCTCTTTGAAGTAAACGAATTTCTTTCAGTAGAATTTAGGGTAGATCCATTAGGGCTGTATTTCGGCCTCCTGGTATCGATTTTGTGGGTCTTTACGGCATTTTATGCCTCGGGTTATATGAGCCATGGAGAGCGCAGACAGAGATTTTTCGTTTTCTTCACCCTGTGCCTGGGTATAACCCTCGGTATAGCCTTTGCCGGCAACCTCTTTACATTCTATTTGTTTTATGAACTCCTGACCCTGGGGACATATCCTCTGGTAATCCACAAAGAGAGCACTGAGTCCCTCGCTGCCGGCAAAAAGTACCTGATATATTCCTTTTCAGGGGCAGCCCTGGTCCTTATGGCAATTATCACCACATTCGCCATCAGCGGTAGCCTTAATTTTGCCCCGGGAGGGATTTTTGGCAGGATATATCCGGGGATTGAACTGTTATTCATGGCTTTTTTTATCGGCTTTGGGGTTAAAGCAGCGGTGGTGCCCCTTCATTCATGGCTCCCATCGGCAATGGTTGCTCCTACCCCCGTCAGTGCACTGCTCCATGCCGTAGCTGTGGTTAAATCCGGCATATTTGCAATAATACGCATTACCTATTATATATTTGGAAATGAAATACTAGTCAAAACAGGTATCAATAAAATCGCTCTGACTGCTGCGAGTTTGACTATACTACTCGGCTCTTTAATCGCCCTTACCCAGAAAAATCTTAAAAAACGGCTCGCTTATTCTACCGTCAGTCAGCTGAGTTATATCCTTCTGGGTATATTCCTTTTCAGCCGGAGCGGTTTTACCGGCGGCCTTATGCACGTAGTAAACCATGCTGTACTGAAGATTACGCTGTTTTTCTGTGCCGGAAGCATCCTTGTTATGACGGGAAAGTCAGAGGTTTCTCAGCTGAAGGGAATAGGAAAGGATATGCCGATTACAATGCTCTGCTTTACCATTGCATCGGTGGGGCTTACGGGGATTCCTCCTACAAACGGATTTGTCAGCAAATGGTACCTTTCAATAGGCAGTCTAGAAACAGGCCGAGTACTTTATGTAGTAATCCTTCTAATAAGTGCCCTGTTGACGGCTTGTTATCTGTTCCCGGTTTCCGTGAATGCCTTTTTCAGCCAGAAGAAGGATAATAAAAAGTTTAATGAACCGCCCGGAACGATGCTGATTCCCATTGTGATTCTGACGGTAACTGGATTGGCTTTAGGCATATTTCCGTCAATTACCAAAGGCCTTATCGACAGCATAGTCTCAATTTTCTATTAA